Genomic window (Vicinamibacterales bacterium):
GGCCGTCGCGCTCGCCCACATCGGCCGGCGGGGCACGTGGCCGAGCGGCGTGCTGCTGGTCACGACGATGGGCCTGTCGATGCTCGTGCCGCTGCTCCTGCGCGGCAGCGCCAGTGGCGGGCCGTCGCCGGCCGTCCGCGCCGCCGCGCCCGCGCCCGTCTCCGGCGCCGACGTCCCGGGCCCCCGCGTCGTGCTCCTCGCCATCGACGGAGCGTCGCTCGACTACATCTCGGTCGCCGTGGCCGAGGGCCGCCTGCCCAACTTCGCCCGCGTGCTCGACGAAGGAGCGGTCACGCACCTGGCCACGCTCAAGCCCACGCAGGCGGAACCCATCTGGACGACGGTGGCGACCGGTCGCCTCCCCTACACGAGTGGCGTGCGTTCGGCGGCGCGATACCGATCGTTCGCCGGCGGGGCGGCCATCGACGTCCTGCCGGACTACGTCTTCGCACAGGCGCTGGTCCGCTACGGGCTGCTGCGCGCCGAGCCCCACACGGCCGGCTCCATGCTGGCGCCGCCGTTGTGGCAGATCCTCAGCGACCAGGGACTGCGCGTCGGCGTGGTGGGCTGGCCGCTCACGCAGCCGCCGCCCGTGCTGCGCGGCTACGTCGTGAGCGACGCCCTCCATCGACTCGACGGGGCGCGGTTCGCCGCGGAGGGCGCGGGCGCGGTCTCGCCGCCCGCCATCTGGCCGAAGGTGAGGGCGGCCAGGCGCGTGTCGCCGGGCCTCGACCCCCACGAGGCCCTCGAGGCGGCCGGCCCGCTGCCGCGCGGCCCCGACGCCGACGGCCGGGGCGACCCCGCTCCCGTGCAGGCCGACAGCCTGCACCTGCGGCTGCTCGACTTCCTGGAACCGGCCGAGGGCTCGCGACTCGTCGCCGTGCGCCTGCCAGGGCTCGATGCGGTCGCGCACTACTTCCTGCGCTACGCGCTGCCAGAGGACTTCGGCGACGTCTCCGACGACGAGCGCGCGACCTTCGGCCGGGTGCTGGACGAGTACTACCGCGTGCTCGACGCCGCGATCGCGCGCCTCCACGACTCGCTCGGGCCCGACGACCTGGCGCTCGTCGTCTCCAGCCACGGCATCGAGCCCCTGACGCCGCCCAAGCGGCTGCTCGAGCGCCTGGTGGGCGACCCGAACCTCAGCGGCACCCACGAACGCGCCCCGGACGGGTTCGTGATGGCCTTCG
Coding sequences:
- a CDS encoding alkaline phosphatase family protein, translated to MRHLRVFTNSALAATLLAAYLTIAALHLNPAFRLIDAGPLAAAFWVGYGAASIVVFYALVVLRQVAAVELLSPGWLSVRVLAWMSAIASVAGAAVLWLNATDFSPFLDADTARRMTLAAVAVAICGAVALAVALAHIGRRGTWPSGVLLVTTMGLSMLVPLLLRGSASGGPSPAVRAAAPAPVSGADVPGPRVVLLAIDGASLDYISVAVAEGRLPNFARVLDEGAVTHLATLKPTQAEPIWTTVATGRLPYTSGVRSAARYRSFAGGAAIDVLPDYVFAQALVRYGLLRAEPHTAGSMLAPPLWQILSDQGLRVGVVGWPLTQPPPVLRGYVVSDALHRLDGARFAAEGAGAVSPPAIWPKVRAARRVSPGLDPHEALEAAGPLPRGPDADGRGDPAPVQADSLHLRLLDFLEPAEGSRLVAVRLPGLDAVAHYFLRYALPEDFGDVSDDERATFGRVLDEYYRVLDAAIARLHDSLGPDDLALVVSSHGIEPLTPPKRLLERLVGDPNLSGTHERAPDGFVMAFGAHVQAGEPERGSVADIAPTVLYYLGLPIGRDMDGRARTDVFTADFTSARPVTFIPSYGR